The genomic segment ACATCGTTCCGGATCGACGTCGAAGTATCGACATGCGTGGCCAGCACCGCCTTGATCCGCCGGTCGGTATCGGCCCGCAACGCCTCTTCCACGCGGTTCGGGTCGATCGGCGTCTGTCGGCCAAAGTCGATGAGTTCCACCTCGACGCCCAGTGTCTCGGCAATCTCCGCCCAGCCCAGGCCGAACCGCCCTGTCGCCGGCACAAGCACCTTGTCGCCCGGGCCCGCCACATTGGCCAGCGACGCCTCCCATGCACCGTGACCGTTGGCGATGTAGATCGTCGCATGACCCTCTGTCCGCGCCACCCGGCGCAGATCCGGGATCAGGCTTTCGGTCAGGTCGACCACTTCGCCCGCGTAAATGTTGGGCGCGGTGCGGTGCATGGCACGCAACACCTCCTCGGGCATCACCGAGGGGCCGGGAATGGCGCGGTAGGGGCGGCCGCCTGCATCGCTCATGGTCTTCTCCTTCTGCGGGGTCGGCCGGACTTTACGCCGCCCGCCCGGGGCGTCAATCGGCGATCTCACGGGTTGCCTTGCGGACAGGTTCCCCCTAGATGAACCCGGCCCCTGCTAGGCCCGATGTGAACGGAGCGCACTGACCCTCATGAAGCTGATCAAACGGATTTCCGACTGGGAACGGGGTCTGCGCGCCTATTACAACACCGACCTGTCGACGCCGGAAAACCGCCGCCGCGCGCATATCTACAACCTTTGGTTCGATCATGCTGTCCTGCGCAAGGTGTGGACGAACTTCTTCCCCGTGGCACCAGGCGTCTACCGCTCGAACCAGCCGACGCATGAGCGCTTCGTCAAGCTCAAGGCGATGGGGATCAAGTCGATCCTGAACCTGCGCGGCGCGGGCGGCGCGGCGCATTACCTCGTGGAAGAGGAAAGCTGTCGCGAACTGGGGTTGAAGCTGGTGAACGTGACCTTCCACGCCCGCCACGCGGCCCCGCGAGAGGATATCCTGAAGGTGATCGACGCCTTCCGAACGATCGAGAAACCCTTCGTCATGCATTGCAAGTCGGGGGCCGACCGGGCCGGGTTCGCCTCGGCGATCTACCTGATCGTGATCGAGGGACGGCCGATATCGGAAGCGCGCAAGATGCTGACGGCGAAGTACATCCACTTCCGCTGGACCAAGACGGGCGTGCTCGATTACATCCTCGACCTTTACGAGGCGCGACAGGCCGAAACGGGTATCTCGTTCGAGGAGTGGGTGCGCACCGAGTACGAGTTCAAGGACGTGCAGAAGACCTTCAACGAGACGAAGCGGACGTTCTTCTGACGTCAGTAACGCCTCGCCAACCGCTCGGGATCGGCGCCCAGACGGTAGCGCAGCAAGAATGACAGGTTGCGCGCGCCGCGTCGAAACCATCCGTCCTGCGTGTACCGGTCGGCGCTTGTCGTCACCGTCACCGGCAAGGGCACCAGCCGACGGCCCAGTTTTCGCGCCATTGCAACATCTTCCATCAGCGCAATGTCCGGGTAGCCCCCGGCCCGATCATACTCTTCACGCGAGATCAGCAAGCCCTGGTCGCCGTAAGGCAAAT from the Roseovarius indicus genome contains:
- a CDS encoding phosphatase domain-containing putative toxin; this encodes MKLIKRISDWERGLRAYYNTDLSTPENRRRAHIYNLWFDHAVLRKVWTNFFPVAPGVYRSNQPTHERFVKLKAMGIKSILNLRGAGGAAHYLVEEESCRELGLKLVNVTFHARHAAPREDILKVIDAFRTIEKPFVMHCKSGADRAGFASAIYLIVIEGRPISEARKMLTAKYIHFRWTKTGVLDYILDLYEARQAETGISFEEWVRTEYEFKDVQKTFNETKRTFF